Proteins from a single region of Calypte anna isolate BGI_N300 chromosome 26, bCalAnn1_v1.p, whole genome shotgun sequence:
- the ETNK2 gene encoding LOW QUALITY PROTEIN: ethanolamine kinase 2 (The sequence of the model RefSeq protein was modified relative to this genomic sequence to represent the inferred CDS: inserted 5 bases in 4 codons; deleted 5 bases in 4 codons): MGHGSGSAELGMAAPPGXSSECPGPERGGGNGEIPTVPHLALAVDEGDVVPGXLRLMRELRPGWEPARVKTKLFTEGITNKLVACYTDEGMEDAVLVRIYGRKTELFVDRETELRNFQVLRAMAVPPNSMRFQNGLCYQFLPGIALGPXHVKDPHIFRLVAQEMARVHAIHANGSIPKPILWQKMHKYLTLVKTDLSPKVSNPSLQQDMPSLEMLEDELVWMKETLSSWGSPSCFAHNGLLCKNIIYNGTQERVRFIDYEYTXYNYQAFDIGNHFNEFAGELEVDYGLYPSKETQLQWLLSTLQAYNSSTQGQQPHPEVTKEELEALYVQVNKFSLASHFLWACWGLIQDKYSTIDFNFLRYAKLRFKQYFKMKPVVTALQISK; encoded by the exons ATGGGCCACGGCTCCGGCAGCGCGGAGCTGGGTATGGCCGCACCGCCTGG CTCTTCCGAGTGTCCGGGGCCGGAGAGGGGCGGGGGAAACGGAGAGATCCCCACCGTTCCCCACCTGGCATTGGCGGTGGATGAGGGGGACGTGGTGCCCG CGTTGCGGCTCATGCGGGAGCTGAGACCCGGCTGGGAGCCGGCCAGGGTGAAGACCAAG ctTTTCACTGAGGGCATCACCAACAAGCTGGTGGCTTGCTACACTGATGAGGGGATGGAGGACGCAGTGCTGGTCCGGATCTAC GGCAGGAAAACGGAGCTTTTTGTggacagagagacagagctgAGGAATTTCCAGGTTCTACGTGCCATGGCTGTGCCCCCGAACTCTATGCGCTTTCAGAATGGACTCTGCTATCAGTTCCTGCCAGGCATTGCCCTGGGGC ACCACGTGAAGGACCCCCACATCTTCAG GCTGGTGGCCCAGGAGATGGCCCGGGTACATGCCATCCATGCCAATGGGAGCATCCCCAAGCCCATCCTTTGGCAGAAGATGCACAAATACCTCACCCTTGTGAAGACGGATCTCAGCCCAAAGGTATCCAACCCCAG cctccagCAAGACATG CCCAGCCTGGAGATGCTTGAAGATGAGCTGGTCTGGATGAAGGAAACCCTCTCCAGTTGGGGTTCCCCATCGTGCTTTGCCCACAACGGACTCCTCTGCAAGAACATCATCTACAATGGGACACAAG AACGTGTTCGGTTCATCGACTACGAGTACA GTTACAACTATCAGGCTTTTGACATTGGAAACCACTTCAATGAGTTTGCAGGTGAGTTG GAGGTGGATTATGGGCTCTACCCCAGCAAGGAGACTCAGCTGCAGTGGCTGCTCTCC ACCCTGCAGGCCTACAACAGCTCAACCCAGGGGCAGCAACCACATCCAGAGGTGAccaaggaggagctggaggctcTCTATGTT CAAGTGAACAAATTTTCTTTG GCATCCCATTTCCTCTGGGCATGCTGGGGGCTGATCCAGGATAAATACTCTACCATAGACTTTAACTTCTTAAG ATATGCAAAGCTAAGGTTTAAACAGTACTTCAAGATGAAGCCAGtggtcacagccctgcagaTTTCTAAGTAG